From the genome of Marixanthomonas ophiurae, one region includes:
- a CDS encoding NAD(P) transhydrogenase subunit alpha yields the protein MKKIGLVKEPAFETRICFLPKEVKQLTQLLEIGVQVEKGLGEGLGISDTEYKEAGASLQSREDVLNNSDYILSINEVTDLMLDGKQNVLIGIFNMLFYPKRAEKYLDKNTTVYSLDLLPRTTLAQSMDVLSSMASIAGYKAVLKATSHYNSSFPMFTTAAGTLNPAKVLVLGAGVAGLQAIATAKRLGAIVEAFDVRKSAGEEVRSLGAKFVEVEGAEEAKDAGGYAVTQSEEYLKKQKELIHERIRNANIVICTANIPGKKAPLLLEKRSIDAMKSGSVIIDMAAEQGGNCEMTQAGETITYNNVTIVGNSHLSREVSQSASQLLSTNYYNFLKYLVQSTKEDDVLLEKSKVIDNGTITKPLLTNKFELA from the coding sequence ATGAAAAAAATAGGATTGGTCAAAGAACCCGCATTCGAAACCCGAATTTGTTTTTTACCTAAAGAAGTTAAACAGCTAACCCAATTACTAGAAATAGGAGTTCAAGTTGAGAAAGGGCTGGGCGAAGGACTAGGGATTTCAGATACCGAATACAAAGAAGCGGGAGCAAGTTTGCAAAGTCGCGAGGATGTTTTAAATAATTCAGATTATATCCTTTCTATTAATGAGGTTACTGATCTTATGTTGGACGGAAAACAAAACGTGTTAATCGGAATTTTTAATATGTTGTTTTATCCCAAGCGAGCCGAAAAATATTTGGATAAAAACACCACCGTTTATAGTTTAGATTTATTACCTCGAACCACCTTGGCGCAGTCTATGGATGTGTTGTCTTCTATGGCTTCCATTGCAGGCTACAAAGCGGTACTTAAAGCGACTTCTCATTACAACAGTTCGTTCCCAATGTTTACAACAGCAGCCGGAACCCTTAATCCAGCCAAAGTATTGGTGTTAGGAGCGGGTGTTGCCGGATTACAAGCCATTGCAACCGCCAAAAGGTTAGGTGCTATTGTTGAGGCTTTCGATGTTCGTAAATCTGCCGGCGAAGAGGTTAGGAGCCTTGGAGCCAAATTTGTAGAAGTAGAAGGTGCCGAAGAGGCGAAGGATGCTGGCGGATATGCCGTTACCCAATCTGAAGAATACCTTAAGAAACAAAAAGAATTGATTCACGAGCGCATACGCAATGCCAATATTGTTATCTGTACTGCAAACATACCGGGTAAAAAAGCGCCGTTATTGCTTGAAAAAAGATCGATTGACGCCATGAAATCTGGATCGGTAATTATAGATATGGCAGCAGAGCAAGGTGGAAATTGCGAAATGACCCAAGCCGGAGAAACCATCACCTATAATAACGTTACCATCGTTGGCAATTCGCACTTGTCAAGGGAAGTGTCGCAATCTGCTTCACAATTATTATCAACAAACTATTATAATTTCTTAAAATATTTAGTTCAATCAACCAAAGAAGACGATGTGTTGCTGGAAAAGAGCAAAGTGATTGACAATGGAACTATAACAAAACCTTTATTAACCAATAAATTTGAACTCGCATAA
- a CDS encoding FKBP-type peptidyl-prolyl cis-trans isomerase, with amino-acid sequence MMRKNNFILFTALVGALLLFSCKKDDGGVDTIPPRDRGEEAIEAEADIITYLETHFYNYEEFNSPPEGFDYTIRFDTIAGDNANKTPLMEQVVSKSVQDRIDEDVFYDLYILKARQGEGKSPNFPDLAVNSYTGITIRNNEVFDASISPVKFDLTQIINGLQEAMIEFNGADPELTEQNPDGTITFKDFGVGAAFIPSGLGYFSNPPLGAGIQLYDQLIFTFKLYEVEIGDQDEDGVVSTLEDLNDNGIEEDDDTDGDGVPNYIDGDDDGDGVPTSVEVELDDDGNIIFMDSDNDGIPNYLDSDS; translated from the coding sequence ATGATGAGAAAAAACAATTTTATACTATTTACTGCCCTTGTAGGTGCTCTTTTACTTTTTTCCTGTAAAAAAGATGATGGTGGGGTTGATACAATACCACCACGCGACAGAGGGGAAGAGGCAATTGAAGCAGAAGCAGATATTATAACCTATTTAGAAACCCATTTTTATAACTACGAAGAATTTAATAGCCCACCAGAAGGTTTTGATTATACTATAAGATTTGATACCATAGCAGGAGATAATGCCAATAAAACTCCTTTAATGGAGCAAGTTGTTTCAAAATCTGTACAAGATCGAATAGATGAAGATGTATTCTATGATTTATATATTCTTAAAGCAAGACAAGGTGAAGGGAAATCTCCTAACTTCCCTGATTTGGCAGTAAATTCTTATACCGGAATAACAATACGAAACAACGAAGTTTTTGATGCTTCAATTTCTCCTGTAAAGTTTGATTTAACGCAAATAATAAATGGTCTGCAAGAAGCGATGATTGAATTTAATGGAGCAGATCCCGAATTAACAGAACAAAACCCAGACGGAACCATTACTTTCAAGGACTTTGGAGTTGGTGCCGCTTTTATACCAAGTGGTTTAGGTTATTTTAGTAACCCTCCCCTTGGAGCCGGTATTCAATTGTATGATCAACTTATTTTTACTTTTAAACTTTATGAAGTTGAAATTGGTGATCAAGATGAAGATGGTGTTGTTTCTACTTTAGAAGATTTAAATGACAATGGTATAGAAGAAGATGATGATACCGATGGTGATGGCGTACCAAACTATATTGATGGTGATGACGACGGTGATGGTGTACCTACCAGTGTTGAAGTAGAGCTTGATGATGATGGAAACATTATATTTATGGATAGTGATAATGATGGAATCCCTAATTATTTAGATTCTGATAGTTAA
- a CDS encoding sensor histidine kinase: MRLRTKITSVFIVLTSLFLSGVFILIYYFSKEYTENEFYLRLSQRATIAAQAYLDEDELNDDIYNDIRIRHLQTLPNEEEVIYPVDAEKKEPLTAFDKTLPESFFKKIFANEYTELKQGDYYYTGLLYHDNEGDFIVVLSATDLYGFGKLENLRNILIIAFFVSIVFIFVLGRYYAMQALSPISKITEEVNSIRAENLSLRLETATGKDELAELSRTFNNMLDRLQISFDLQSNFINNASHELRNPLTAILGQTEVALIKERSIEEYHAILKNIDLEASRLDFLVNGLLKLAKTDFDSKGFVIDTIRVDELILNIKQNLDVAIPNNKIKLDFEELPEKEDAITILGSESLLHVALSNIIENACKFSDNKVVTLKILSDSDYILITINDEGVGIPEDELKNIYVPFFRASNVRGIEGFGFGLPLAYRIIKMHSGEIRVLSQVDKGTIVKIKLLNKNTYNS; this comes from the coding sequence ATGCGGTTAAGAACAAAAATCACCTCTGTTTTTATAGTGTTAACCAGTTTATTTTTAAGTGGAGTTTTTATTCTTATTTATTACTTTTCAAAAGAATATACTGAAAACGAGTTTTATTTACGCTTAAGCCAAAGGGCAACTATTGCAGCACAAGCTTATTTAGATGAAGATGAATTAAATGATGATATTTATAATGATATTAGAATTCGACATCTACAAACGCTACCCAATGAAGAAGAAGTTATTTACCCTGTCGATGCAGAAAAGAAAGAGCCTTTGACTGCGTTTGATAAAACCTTGCCAGAAAGTTTTTTCAAAAAAATATTTGCTAATGAATATACCGAACTAAAACAAGGCGATTATTACTATACCGGCTTGCTTTATCACGATAATGAAGGTGACTTTATAGTGGTGCTGTCTGCTACAGACTTGTATGGATTCGGAAAGCTAGAGAATTTAAGAAACATCCTCATCATTGCCTTCTTTGTAAGCATTGTATTTATTTTCGTGTTAGGTAGGTACTACGCTATGCAAGCCTTAAGTCCTATTTCTAAAATTACAGAAGAAGTTAATTCTATTCGTGCGGAAAACCTCTCCCTACGTTTGGAAACAGCCACAGGGAAAGATGAGCTTGCCGAACTGTCGCGTACATTCAATAATATGCTAGATCGGTTGCAAATATCTTTCGACCTTCAAAGCAACTTTATAAATAATGCATCGCATGAACTTCGTAATCCACTTACTGCTATATTAGGGCAAACCGAGGTAGCTTTAATTAAAGAAAGAAGCATAGAAGAGTACCACGCAATACTTAAGAATATAGATCTCGAGGCCTCACGTTTAGATTTTTTAGTAAACGGCCTTTTAAAACTAGCCAAAACTGATTTTGACTCAAAGGGATTTGTAATAGACACCATTCGGGTGGATGAATTGATTTTAAATATTAAACAAAATCTTGATGTTGCTATTCCAAATAATAAAATAAAATTAGATTTTGAAGAACTACCTGAAAAAGAAGATGCTATCACCATTTTGGGAAGTGAATCACTATTACATGTTGCTTTAAGTAATATAATAGAAAATGCGTGTAAATTTTCAGATAATAAAGTAGTGACCTTAAAAATACTTTCCGATTCCGATTATATTCTAATTACTATAAACGATGAAGGTGTAGGCATTCCAGAAGATGAATTAAAAAATATATATGTACCATTTTTTCGAGCTTCAAACGTAAGAGGTATCGAAGGTTTTGGGTTTGGTCTTCCGCTAGCCTATCGTATTATAAAAATGCATTCTGGAGAAATACGAGTGCTCTCTCAAGTAGACAAAGGAACAATAGTGAAAATTAAGCTCCTTAATAAAAACACCTACAATTCTTAA
- a CDS encoding RNA-binding S4 domain-containing protein, with protein MRVDKYLWCVRYYKTRSIATKACKKGAVQVNDDSVKPARDVYPGDKIRVRKNQINYQLEVLDLPKNRLGAKLIDIYRKDITPKEAFEGQEMLQYAKKYYRKKGTGRPTKKDRRDLEDFTDTQEE; from the coding sequence ATGAGAGTTGATAAATATTTATGGTGTGTCCGATATTATAAAACCCGAAGCATTGCAACTAAAGCATGTAAAAAAGGAGCCGTACAGGTTAATGATGATAGTGTAAAGCCAGCCCGCGATGTATATCCAGGTGATAAAATTAGGGTCCGAAAAAACCAAATTAATTACCAACTCGAGGTACTGGATTTACCTAAAAATAGATTGGGTGCAAAGTTAATTGATATTTATCGAAAGGATATAACTCCAAAAGAAGCTTTTGAAGGCCAAGAAATGTTACAATATGCCAAAAAATATTATCGGAAAAAAGGAACCGGCAGACCTACAAAAAAAGACCGTAGGGATTTAGAGGATTTTACCGATACACAAGAAGAATAA
- a CDS encoding potassium/proton antiporter — MNLTIENIVLVGSLLLLISIIVGKTSYKFGVPTLLLFLAIGILAGSEGIGGIRFDDPKAAQFIGIVSLNFILFSGGLDTNWKAVKPILREGIALSTLGVLLTAVSLGTFVWLLTDFTIYESMLLGSIVSSTDAAAVFSILRSKSLALKTNLRPTLELESGSNDPMAYVLTLAFLTLVINQDQSILSIIPMFLQQMILGGVGGFVFGKASKFIINKIKLDFEGLYPVLVIALMFITFSATDFLGGNGFLAIYICAVYLGNQDLIHKKTILKMYDGLAWLMQIVLFLTLGLLVFPKQVIPFMGIGLLISLFLIFIARPIGVFLSLIFFKMKMRRRFYISWVGLRGAVPIVFATYPLLAGIDKANMIFNIVFFISVTSVLFQGTTLSIVAKWLKVGLPETSKKLSATDLLLSENPKAEMREFTLSSNCYAVDKKIVQLGFPKNAIIAMIKRDGSYITPNGSTILEAQDNLIVLADRVEIFEDVHQTLTTPT, encoded by the coding sequence ATGAACTTAACTATTGAAAATATTGTATTAGTAGGTTCTCTCCTATTACTTATAAGTATTATTGTAGGGAAAACTTCCTATAAATTTGGGGTACCTACTTTATTACTCTTTTTGGCAATAGGAATTTTAGCGGGTTCAGAAGGCATTGGAGGTATTCGTTTTGACGATCCAAAAGCAGCTCAATTTATTGGTATTGTTTCACTCAACTTTATACTCTTTTCTGGAGGTCTAGACACCAACTGGAAAGCCGTAAAACCAATACTGAGGGAAGGAATTGCCCTATCCACATTGGGCGTTTTACTCACAGCCGTTTCCTTAGGTACATTTGTCTGGCTGTTAACCGATTTTACTATCTACGAAAGTATGCTTTTAGGCTCCATTGTTTCATCTACCGATGCAGCAGCCGTTTTCTCCATTTTACGTTCTAAAAGTCTGGCCTTAAAAACTAATTTACGTCCTACTCTTGAGCTTGAAAGTGGTAGTAACGACCCTATGGCCTATGTACTAACACTTGCTTTTTTAACCTTAGTCATTAACCAAGACCAGAGTATCCTTTCTATTATCCCCATGTTTTTACAGCAAATGATTTTAGGAGGTGTTGGCGGCTTTGTATTTGGAAAAGCCAGTAAGTTTATCATTAATAAAATTAAGCTTGATTTTGAAGGGCTGTATCCAGTGCTGGTTATTGCCTTAATGTTTATTACCTTCTCAGCAACCGATTTTCTAGGCGGGAATGGGTTTTTAGCCATCTATATTTGTGCAGTGTATTTAGGAAACCAAGATTTAATACACAAAAAGACCATATTAAAAATGTACGATGGGCTAGCTTGGCTTATGCAAATAGTATTATTCCTTACCCTAGGTTTATTAGTATTTCCAAAACAAGTGATTCCGTTTATGGGAATTGGGCTACTTATCTCGTTATTTTTAATTTTTATTGCGCGTCCTATAGGAGTTTTTCTAAGCTTGATATTTTTTAAAATGAAAATGCGTAGAAGGTTTTATATCTCGTGGGTAGGCTTGCGTGGGGCGGTACCAATCGTATTTGCTACCTATCCCCTTTTAGCCGGAATCGATAAAGCCAATATGATCTTTAATATCGTATTTTTTATATCGGTTACCTCGGTGTTATTTCAAGGTACTACCCTTTCTATTGTTGCAAAATGGTTGAAAGTAGGTCTTCCTGAAACATCCAAAAAACTATCTGCTACCGATTTGTTATTATCTGAAAACCCAAAGGCCGAGATGAGAGAGTTTACATTAAGCTCGAATTGTTATGCAGTTGATAAAAAAATAGTACAATTGGGTTTTCCTAAAAATGCAATTATAGCGATGATTAAGCGCGATGGCAGTTATATAACCCCTAATGGTTCAACTATATTAGAAGCACAAGATAATTTAATTGTACTAGCTGATCGGGTCGAAATTTTCGAAGATGTACACCAAACCTTGACTACCCCTACTTAA
- a CDS encoding amino acid carrier protein translates to MKYIKYLLVPILFLFAFSNLNAQSDTGSNMEVIIELSNPSKEINDGIATIKIEGGKAPYQYKWSNQSTSLESKKSTKLIEGMQHSVVVTDAAGNTASKTFTIPTESITETFNSKVQPAVDFLGSILFWDPFANLGVYDPVVYTESKQIPIPNWEATTDNTYHLKKWKVAEGELVKEGDEIAILETSNGDTIPVYASGNGNLKYLVAEGNVIFNPNNTTDVIEQGAHMLALVQYDEPQPLQHPNGDIKTNTIPFIVIWLILGSIFFTFRLGFVNIRGFKHSIDLARGKYDDPDAPGTITHFQAMATAVSATVGLGNIAGVAVAISLGGAGATFWMFMAGFFAMSLKFAECTLGVKYRIIENGRIFGGPMNYLRYGLEKRNLKGLGKFLAALFAVLGVVASFGGGNMLQSNQAFKIVSEQLPFLEGYGFWFGVFFAVLVGVVIIGGINSIARVTGKVVPFMAIVYVLGCLIVIGTHIENIGGAFSAIFNGAFSADALKGGFIGVLIIGLQRAAFSSEAGVGSAAIAHSASKTNNPIADGFTSLVEPFIDTMVVCTMTALVLIFTGMHEVDGGLGGVELTSDAFGSVISWFPAVLAFAVFLFAFSTMVSWSYYGMRSWTYLFGRSKQSELIYKVMFLLFVVLGASASLGAVLSFSDMMILAMSFPNIIGLYIMSPEIHADMVAYWERLKKGELYISSKFKKA, encoded by the coding sequence ATGAAGTATATAAAATATTTGCTTGTACCTATTTTATTTTTATTTGCCTTTAGCAATTTAAACGCCCAAAGTGATACGGGATCCAATATGGAGGTAATTATTGAGCTTAGCAATCCTTCTAAAGAAATTAATGACGGTATAGCGACTATTAAAATAGAAGGAGGAAAGGCTCCTTACCAATATAAATGGAGTAATCAATCAACCTCATTAGAATCTAAAAAATCAACTAAGCTAATTGAAGGTATGCAACATTCGGTTGTAGTTACAGACGCAGCTGGAAATACTGCTTCAAAAACCTTTACAATACCCACAGAATCTATTACAGAAACGTTCAATAGCAAAGTACAGCCTGCAGTTGATTTTTTGGGAAGTATACTTTTTTGGGATCCTTTTGCTAATCTAGGAGTTTATGATCCAGTGGTTTATACAGAGTCTAAACAAATACCTATTCCCAATTGGGAAGCTACAACAGATAACACTTATCATTTAAAAAAATGGAAAGTTGCTGAAGGAGAACTTGTAAAAGAAGGTGATGAAATAGCAATATTGGAAACCAGTAATGGAGATACAATTCCAGTTTATGCTTCAGGGAATGGGAACTTAAAATATTTAGTTGCTGAAGGCAACGTAATATTCAACCCAAACAACACAACCGATGTGATAGAACAAGGGGCTCATATGTTGGCTTTAGTGCAATATGATGAACCACAACCACTACAACATCCTAATGGCGATATAAAAACAAATACCATCCCATTTATTGTTATATGGTTAATCTTAGGAAGTATCTTTTTTACATTCCGTCTTGGATTTGTAAATATTAGAGGCTTTAAGCACTCTATTGACTTGGCAAGAGGGAAGTATGACGACCCTGATGCTCCGGGTACAATTACACACTTTCAAGCAATGGCAACCGCAGTTTCTGCCACTGTTGGTCTCGGTAATATTGCTGGAGTAGCAGTAGCAATATCGTTAGGAGGAGCAGGGGCAACCTTTTGGATGTTTATGGCAGGGTTCTTTGCAATGTCATTAAAATTTGCTGAATGTACGCTGGGAGTAAAATACCGTATTATTGAAAATGGTCGGATTTTTGGAGGCCCAATGAATTATTTGCGCTACGGTCTTGAAAAAAGAAATTTAAAAGGCTTGGGTAAATTTTTAGCAGCTTTATTCGCCGTGTTAGGAGTTGTAGCTTCATTTGGAGGAGGTAATATGTTGCAGTCCAATCAAGCTTTTAAAATAGTATCGGAACAACTTCCTTTTTTAGAAGGGTACGGCTTTTGGTTTGGAGTTTTCTTTGCAGTACTAGTAGGTGTGGTTATCATTGGAGGAATTAATAGTATTGCACGCGTAACAGGAAAGGTAGTACCTTTTATGGCTATAGTTTATGTATTGGGATGTCTTATTGTGATAGGTACTCATATTGAAAATATTGGAGGCGCTTTTTCAGCAATATTTAACGGTGCTTTTTCAGCCGATGCCCTAAAGGGAGGTTTTATAGGAGTTCTTATTATCGGGTTGCAACGAGCTGCGTTTTCTAGTGAAGCTGGAGTAGGATCGGCAGCTATCGCTCACAGTGCTTCTAAAACAAATAATCCTATAGCTGATGGCTTTACTTCTTTAGTAGAACCTTTTATAGATACGATGGTAGTTTGTACTATGACCGCCTTAGTGTTAATTTTTACAGGCATGCACGAAGTGGACGGCGGCCTTGGAGGTGTAGAATTAACATCAGATGCCTTTGGAAGTGTCATCTCTTGGTTTCCAGCTGTTCTTGCCTTTGCTGTATTTTTATTTGCTTTTTCAACTATGGTCTCTTGGTCATATTACGGAATGCGTTCGTGGACGTACTTATTTGGACGTAGTAAGCAATCTGAGCTTATTTACAAAGTGATGTTTTTATTATTCGTGGTATTAGGAGCATCCGCTAGTTTAGGAGCCGTGTTAAGTTTTTCTGATATGATGATTTTAGCTATGTCTTTCCCTAATATAATAGGACTTTATATTATGTCCCCTGAAATACATGCAGATATGGTAGCTTATTGGGAAAGACTTAAAAAAGGAGAATTGTATATAAGTTCGAAATTTAAAAAGGCATAA
- a CDS encoding shikimate kinase has protein sequence MKIVLIGYMGSGKSTLGKALSDKLNYTFKDLDTEIELKEEINIATIFSEKGEIYFRKKENEVLRNIIATQNQIVLATGGGTPCYGTVMDYLKESDDVVTVYLKTSLDVLTERLYSEKEKRPLISHLESKEKLQDFIRKHLFERLFVYNKAALVISVDNKDVSKVVEELVLKLF, from the coding sequence ATGAAAATTGTACTAATTGGGTATATGGGAAGTGGTAAATCTACCTTAGGAAAAGCATTATCTGACAAATTAAACTATACTTTTAAAGATTTAGATACTGAAATTGAATTAAAAGAAGAAATAAACATTGCAACTATTTTTTCCGAGAAAGGAGAAATTTATTTCAGAAAAAAAGAAAATGAAGTATTACGAAATATCATAGCAACCCAAAACCAAATTGTACTTGCTACTGGTGGTGGTACTCCTTGTTATGGCACTGTAATGGATTATTTAAAAGAGTCTGATGATGTTGTTACGGTGTATTTAAAAACTTCTTTAGATGTGTTGACAGAGCGTCTGTATTCAGAAAAAGAAAAGCGGCCATTAATTTCGCATCTAGAGTCAAAAGAAAAACTTCAAGATTTTATTAGAAAACATCTTTTTGAGCGATTGTTTGTCTACAACAAAGCTGCTTTAGTTATTTCAGTAGATAATAAAGATGTTTCAAAAGTTGTGGAAGAATTGGTTTTAAAATTATTCTAA
- a CDS encoding NAD(P) transhydrogenase subunit alpha: MEFIQNNLDIIYFVIFCIFIGIEVIANVPAILHTPLMSGANAISGVIMVGAVIMMFQVPPTNYITLTVGGIAVFLGALNISGGFFVTGRMLKMFTTKK; this comes from the coding sequence ATGGAATTTATCCAAAACAATCTTGATATTATCTACTTTGTAATCTTTTGTATCTTCATCGGTATCGAAGTGATTGCAAACGTTCCGGCTATTCTTCACACTCCTTTAATGTCCGGGGCTAATGCAATTAGTGGCGTAATTATGGTAGGCGCCGTGATTATGATGTTTCAAGTCCCACCAACAAATTATATAACTCTCACTGTAGGCGGAATCGCCGTATTTCTAGGTGCTCTGAACATTTCGGGTGGCTTTTTTGTCACAGGAAGAATGTTAAAAATGTTCACCACCAAAAAATAA
- a CDS encoding SulP family inorganic anion transporter, with protein sequence MKNFTTKYLKSDIKSGLVVFLVALPLCLGIALASGAPLFSGIISGVVAGIVVGALSGSQLSVSGPAAGLSAIVLAAIASLGSFEAFLLAGLLAGAMQLLLGFLKAGVLSNYLPSNVIEGMLAAIGIIIILSQIPHAFGYDEMHEGDFFAINAAGEHQIFTALADTINYIHPGAVIVVLVSLAILIAFLKIPFLKRLKSIPGALVAVLAGVAINEFFKATGSSLVISQDHLVSLPVPESMDQFLGQFSVPDFAQIANVDIWVVAITIAAVASIETLLCIEAADKMDPLKRYTNTNRELKAQGVGNMLSCLIGGIPITSVIVRTSANVNSGGRTKIAAISHGIFLMAAVLAIPFLLNLIPLASLAAVLLVIGYKLASPAKFVHMWRNSKKFQFIPFVVTVVAIVMTDLLIGVGIGLAVSIYFILRGNVKLAYFFKKDKHKEGETIHMELAQEVSFLNKAAIKQTFAHLPENSTLIVDASSTVYIDHDVLKLIKEFVDEGALERKITVDLIGFRKEYKIENSTTYVTSIVTDNGDLISPTNITNGNKVPSNILKVKELEMV encoded by the coding sequence ATGAAAAATTTCACAACTAAATATTTAAAATCCGATATTAAATCGGGACTAGTGGTCTTCTTGGTCGCATTACCTTTATGTTTAGGGATTGCCTTAGCCAGTGGAGCACCCTTGTTTTCTGGTATTATATCTGGTGTTGTTGCCGGTATTGTAGTAGGAGCCCTTAGTGGTTCTCAGCTTAGTGTCTCGGGGCCTGCAGCAGGGCTGTCGGCTATTGTTTTAGCAGCCATTGCAAGCTTGGGTTCTTTTGAAGCCTTCTTATTGGCCGGCCTTTTAGCAGGAGCCATGCAATTACTGTTAGGCTTTTTAAAAGCGGGTGTGCTATCTAATTACCTACCTTCTAATGTAATTGAAGGAATGCTTGCTGCCATCGGTATTATCATCATCTTATCTCAAATTCCACACGCGTTTGGATATGATGAAATGCATGAAGGCGACTTCTTTGCTATTAATGCAGCAGGAGAACATCAAATTTTTACTGCTTTGGCAGATACCATTAACTACATCCACCCTGGAGCGGTGATTGTTGTACTTGTTTCATTGGCAATCTTAATTGCCTTTTTAAAGATACCCTTTTTAAAGAGGTTAAAATCCATTCCTGGTGCTTTGGTAGCAGTATTGGCAGGGGTTGCTATTAATGAGTTTTTTAAAGCAACGGGTTCGTCATTAGTTATCAGTCAGGATCATTTGGTAAGCCTTCCAGTGCCAGAGTCTATGGATCAATTTTTAGGTCAGTTTAGCGTACCAGACTTTGCGCAAATAGCCAATGTAGATATTTGGGTGGTAGCAATTACCATTGCTGCAGTTGCAAGTATTGAAACTTTATTGTGTATTGAAGCGGCAGATAAAATGGACCCTTTAAAGCGATATACAAACACGAATAGAGAATTAAAGGCTCAAGGTGTTGGTAATATGTTAAGTTGTTTGATAGGTGGAATTCCTATAACCTCTGTAATTGTTAGGACTTCAGCAAACGTAAACTCGGGGGGTAGAACTAAAATTGCAGCAATCTCGCACGGTATATTTTTAATGGCTGCGGTACTCGCAATTCCATTTTTATTGAATTTGATTCCTTTAGCATCTCTTGCGGCTGTATTACTTGTAATTGGATATAAATTGGCAAGTCCAGCAAAATTTGTTCATATGTGGCGCAACAGTAAGAAGTTTCAGTTTATCCCATTTGTGGTGACTGTGGTTGCTATTGTAATGACCGATCTATTAATAGGTGTAGGAATTGGTCTAGCCGTAAGTATCTACTTTATTTTACGCGGAAATGTGAAGTTGGCGTATTTCTTCAAAAAAGATAAACACAAAGAAGGCGAAACCATTCATATGGAATTGGCGCAGGAAGTTTCGTTTTTAAACAAAGCAGCGATTAAACAAACTTTCGCCCATTTACCAGAAAACAGTACTCTTATTGTTGATGCTTCCAGTACCGTGTATATTGATCATGATGTGTTGAAACTTATTAAAGAGTTTGTAGATGAAGGAGCCTTGGAACGAAAAATAACAGTCGATCTCATTGGGTTTAGAAAAGAATATAAAATTGAGAACTCAACTACATATGTTACCTCTATTGTAACGGATAATGGAGACCTCATTTCACCTACAAATATTACCAATGGTAATAAAGTACCGTCTAATATATTAAAGGTAAAGGAGCTAGAGATGGTATAA
- a CDS encoding phosphoribosyltransferase family protein: protein MEEQTVILTKKQIDHKIKRIAYQVYETNVNEKEVVIAGIQSNGYTLAKKLKTAVEKISPIKVILCEMKINKKKPTDPIETSISKQEYTNKSLLLVDDVLHSGTTLVYGVKHFLEVPLKQFKTAVLVDRNHKKYPVKADFKGISLSTSLNENVAVIFEKNKDRAILE, encoded by the coding sequence ATGGAAGAACAGACTGTTATCCTTACTAAAAAGCAAATAGATCATAAGATTAAAAGAATAGCCTATCAAGTCTATGAAACTAATGTAAATGAAAAAGAGGTTGTTATTGCCGGTATACAGAGTAACGGCTATACGCTTGCAAAAAAACTAAAAACCGCAGTTGAAAAAATTTCGCCTATAAAGGTTATCCTATGCGAAATGAAAATCAACAAAAAGAAACCAACAGATCCCATTGAAACATCAATATCAAAACAAGAGTACACCAACAAATCTTTATTATTGGTAGATGATGTTTTACATTCTGGGACTACTCTTGTTTATGGGGTTAAACATTTTCTGGAGGTACCACTTAAACAGTTTAAAACAGCGGTTTTAGTTGATAGAAACCATAAAAAATATCCTGTAAAAGCTGACTTTAAAGGCATTTCACTTTCAACGTCACTTAATGAAAATGTGGCAGTGATTTTTGAAAAAAACAAGGATCGGGCGATTTTAGAATAA